Below is a genomic region from Trichomycterus rosablanca isolate fTriRos1 chromosome 15, fTriRos1.hap1, whole genome shotgun sequence.
ATACACCAAccagatttgagcgagtttaacaagggtcaaattgtgatggctagacgactgggtcagagcatctcctaaactgcagctcttgtgggatgttcctggtctgtagtggtcagtatctatcaaaagtggtccaaggaaggaacagtgataaaccggcgacagggtcatgggcggccaaggctcattgatgcacgtggggagtgaaggctgacccgtgtggtctgatccaacagacgagctactgtagctcagattgctgaagaagttaatgctggttctgatagaaaggtgtcagaatacacagtgcatcacagtttggggctgcaaaaggggaaccaacacaatataaggaaggtggtcataatgttatgcctaatcggtgtatattcaatAAATCTCACATAAAGttttaaataagaataaatattataaacatattaaagttttaagtggggaAAACTAGAGATAAAAAAACCAAATTATTTGACATTGGttttaaatagtgtttatttacacaaaatatataaattacattcattcatttcattcatgCTAATCAGTGTTAAAAAatctttgatgtttattttatatgagTGCACCTTCACTAATATGACTTTTATAAATGCCACCAATATTCATATACTACTGAAACTGAAAAAGAAAACCGGTGTTTGAACATAAAAACAACTGTCTAGCCAAGTGatgaaatacactatatagccaatagtatgtggacacctgaccatgggcttgttggacattcctttttaaaaccatgtgcatttgtaaggtcaggcactgatgttgaaaaATTAAGGCCTGACTTGCAATCAGTGTTCCAAAAGGTGTGCAGTGTGATTGAGGTCAGGGAATTCCTCCACAGCAAACACTGGGAATTAATACACATTAGCAATGTAATtagaagtacaaccccaaatcataaaaagttgggacagcatgggaaatgcaagtaataaaaaaacacagtttcttacatttactttgacttttatttgattgcagacaggattaacctgagatatttcatgcttaatctgctcaacttcatttcatttattaataaacatccttttctgcatttcagtcctgcaacacattccaaataaagttgggacagtaaagcatttaccaatttgtaatgttgctattccttttcaccacacttgaaagacattttggcacagaggataccaagtgatttagtgtttcagcttttattttgtctcattcttcctgcaaacacgtcttaagatgtgcaacagtacggggtcgtcgttgtcacatttttcatttaaaaattctccacacattctctactggggacaggtcaggactgcaggtaggtcagtccagtacctgtacatgttgctctaagatctcaatgtacttttctgcattaatgctgccatcacagaagtgcaaatgacctttgccaagggcactgacacagccccataccatgacagaccctggcttttggacttgtggctgataacagtctggatggtccttttcgtcttggtccgcacacggtgtccattttttcccaaaaaagacctggaatgctgattcatctgaccacaatacacgtttccactgtgtgatggtccatcctagatgcctcagagcccagagaagtccacactgcttctggacatggttaacatgaggcttctttcttgcacagtaaagttttaagtggcatttgtgcatgtaactctgtattgtagtgcttgacaaaggtttgccaaagtaatccctcacccatgtggttatatcagctattgttgagtggcggttcttggtgcagtgccgtctgagggattgaagatcacaggcgttcagcttaagcttgcacccttggcctttacgcactgaaattcctcctgattcctggaatcatttaatgatattaggcactgtagagggagaatatgcaaatcccttccaatctttctttgaggtacattgtttttaaacatttcaatcattttctcacacatttgttgataaactggagattctctgatcatctttgcttatcaaagactcagcctttcctggatgctgcttttgtactaaattatgattacaatcacctgttgacatcacctgtttggaatcacatcattatttagttttttcacctcattactagcgcTAAATTGcccttgtcccaactttctttggaatgtgttgcaggactgaaatgcaggaatggatgtttattaatacagtaaatgaaattaagttaagcaggtaaaacatgaaatatttcaggttcaaactgtctgcaatcaaataaaagtcaaagtaaatgtaaggaagtTGTAATTAGAAGATGTGTCCACATTATTTTGTgttacattcacatttaaataGCATTCTGTATGCCTAAAGTATGTATTAATCATCATCTTGTTTCACCTCCCACAGTGGTTTAACTCTAGCTTCCATGTTGCTGATCCTCTGTTTGATCTTACCCTGACTAGCTGCCCACTTTgttaataaatgcataaatttgGTCTGCATCACCTCTAGATTCGTCTCCAGCATGGTTACCTTGTCCTCCATGTCTTTAGCATCTACCTGTTTGGCCACTGACTCGTCAATCAAGCCATCCTTCATCAAAATAGCCCTACCCTTTTCCTCCAGAACCGTCTTTGCATCTGGATACTCAGTAAGGGCCTCCATGAGATCGTCTTTGGAAAGAGCGAAGAGGTCTGAATATCCAACGCTGCGGATGTTCGCAGTTCGCCGATTCCCAGCTTTACTACCTTTAATGCCTAAAATGCTGATCTCACCAAAGTAGGCACCATCACCGAGTACGACAAACTGTGTCACGCCATCATCTGCTACCACAGCCAGTTTACCTTCTTTAATTATATACATTTCACGACCAATGTCACCCTTCTTGCAGATATAGTCTCCAGGGCTGAAGACCTGCGGTTGAAGCTTGAGCACTAGCTCGATGAGCAGTCCTGCCTCACAGTCCTGAAAGATGCGCACCTTCCTCAGTGTTTCCAAATGCACATTGATGGCAATCTCTGCTTTAAGCTTATCCGGAAGGTACTTAAGTACTTCTTTTTCATCGCAGGTCTTTTCCTCTGTCCAGAGGTAGTCGAACCACTTAACAACACGAGCCTCTAAATCTTTACTGACTTTACGGAACTGCATGTACTGCTTAATCGAGTCAATCTTGGCTTGGAATAAAGCTCGTGAGGCATTCATGTTGGAGATCATGGCACCAACGTTACCAACAATGGTGGCAAAAATGAGTACGCCAATGAGAAAATCAGCAACAACGAACAAATACTCAACATCCCGAACGGGAGGTGGGGTCTCTCCGATGGTGGTCAGGGTGAGCGTGGACCAGTACAGGCAGTAGATGTACTTCCTTGCCAGACGCCCATACTCAGGATCAGTGATGTCAGGGTAGACCCAGGCATCTGTCCCAAAGCCAAGTGTTTTAGAGATAGCAAAAAAGATGCAAGCATTCCAGTGGATGATAATTATGATGTAAAGTACTAGGTTGCCGATACGAAAGATGTTGGGGAAGTTGGTTCTTGTCTCAGTCCTGTCAAAGAACTCAAAGAGGCGGGACAGTTTGAGAAGGCGATTAAATCTCAGTTCAGGATTGTCGAGGCCCACTTTCAGCATTATTAAATCTGTCGGGATCATGCTTATAAGGTCACATTTAAATTGTGGTGTCTTTTTGTAGTGCTCCCATAACGTCTTAGCGTCTTTAACCAGCAAGCCTTGCTCCAGAAAACCTTGTAAAACAATAATATTTGCCTTAGAAAGATGTGAATagtttacataaggaaaaagtAGAATAATAGTATGCATAAATACACTTTTATACCTGTTCTTGATCTCACAAATGTGTCAATGTAGTAGATGACATCTGAAGTATAGTCCAGTGCTGCCCATATCTTATAGTAATTACTTTGCAGCTCATTGAAACAGGAtctaaaacaaaataattacattttcaatgacttacttacttacatttatCTGAAGCAGCttccaattatgtctgtatacagtgcaagtaattgagggttaaaggtcttgcttaagggcccaacagtggaaacctggcattggtggggcttgaaccagtgactttccgattactagtccagtaccttaaccattttacttatttaattgtttcagaTCATTAGAGAAAATGTGATAtaagccaaaaaaaaacaaagcattctacaaccccaaatcagaaaaagttgggatgcatggaaaatgcaatgcagagtttcttacatttactttgacttatttatttgcagacaggatgaacctgagatatttcatgttttttccgctcaacttcatttcatttattaataaaccttcttCTGAGTGCAGAGAAGTTGACGTCGTTTCTGGACATAGTAAATAGTAAAGtattaagtatcatttgtgcatgt
It encodes:
- the LOC134329581 gene encoding cyclic nucleotide-gated channel cone photoreceptor subunit alpha — translated: MKSLFSCCTKGTSVFCPACFKIKTSNWPIATLNMNNCNNTDDKKGNKEIKKDDKKDDGNKDKDGKKDEKKEEKKDDKKDDKKKEEKPKEYWIMDPATDLYYHWLTIVAVPTFYNLMMLVTRSCFNELQSNYYKIWAALDYTSDVIYYIDTFVRSRTGFLEQGLLVKDAKTLWEHYKKTPQFKCDLISMIPTDLIMLKVGLDNPELRFNRLLKLSRLFEFFDRTETRTNFPNIFRIGNLVLYIIIIIHWNACIFFAISKTLGFGTDAWVYPDITDPEYGRLARKYIYCLYWSTLTLTTIGETPPPVRDVEYLFVVADFLIGVLIFATIVGNVGAMISNMNASRALFQAKIDSIKQYMQFRKVSKDLEARVVKWFDYLWTEEKTCDEKEVLKYLPDKLKAEIAINVHLETLRKVRIFQDCEAGLLIELVLKLQPQVFSPGDYICKKGDIGREMYIIKEGKLAVVADDGVTQFVVLGDGAYFGEISILGIKGSKAGNRRTANIRSVGYSDLFALSKDDLMEALTEYPDAKTVLEEKGRAILMKDGLIDESVAKQVDAKDMEDKVTMLETNLEVMQTKFMHLLTKWAASQGKIKQRISNMEARVKPLWEVKQDDD